aatttgcttattttcaatatcatagaaggataaattgcattagaTCCTGCAATTAACCTCCTtgatagggaggtaaattgttttattttagaaaacacAGGGGGTGAATTgctactttattattattattattataggggataatttactcatttgtaatatcatatagggataaattgtattaagcccgtgatttaattatatgtgttTCAAACGTTCATAATAATTGGTATtgctaaaaattaaaataaaataaaatagattaaaaattatcactcAGTTCCAAAAAGACAATTACTAGtaagatattaattaagatgCATTTGAAAAACTACTTAAAGCTAGCAAAACAAAGTTTCCATGAAAGCCATGTAACTGAACCAATCAATCTCTGACAACTGAACTCAGACTTGTAATAACCTAACAGTAAAAGTTACCATTTAAACCAACAAATCTGCCTGACCACATACTGTGTCTGTCTGATGAAGACAAATATGCAGAGTGCAAAGATCAAATGAATCAATCACATGGTGAGATACAACAACACAACGATGCTATATACCATTATGGTGAAGGAAAAAGCTGGAGTACGTATACTTTAGCTTAATCTTCCCCACACAGCCTCTCTACTCCTCCACCTGTAAGAAAATTACTGAAGCATCGACTTGGACAAAGCCAAGAAGGGCTGCAGTTTGGTAAATAAATGGATGTCTCAAATCTCTAagattttatcttctttttttttcgttttttgtttttttgcctcaatatttttttttattacttttcatttttcttgtgaCAAAGTGGACATGGATACTGTTGTAATCAGTTACCGGTTTCGATTTCCTGGGCCAGTTCTCTTGTCAGATTGTCGGCCCGTTCGTCCTGCCCTCCAGCAAAGGTGTAAACACGGAATGCAAATTGGAAGGCCCTCCATAGCATTTTTATAGatcctttcttttttgcatCAGCTTTaagttcttcattttcttcgGCCTTGGCTTCTCTCCTCTCCTGAATTAACATCCGGATGTGTATCTTTTATCAACGTAGGGTAGGATGAAGTAGTTCGCAGAGTATTAGTGTAGTTTGTAATGCATGATTATCTAGTTTTTCAAAGAACGAACCTTGAGTGCCAACTCCATACAGTTTGAAGAGACGTCCACCATCAGTTCTTTGATCCGTATTAGGAtcccaaaatcaaaattgatctTCTGAGCCTTAAATCTCTTTAATTCTTCATCTTTAGTCCGCTCCAACGCGTCCATTTCCACCTTTATCTGGATATGATAGCATTTTGTTAGTTAAAGTGCGAAACAATCGTGGAACTTGATTAACTATGAATATGTTGGTTGGATGGTGTAATCTAATTATCTTCCACGATCTAAACGAAAGGGTTACCTTATTGAAGTAGCCCTCAGCTTTGTCCAGGACTTGGCCAAGAGGCAAACCGACCGGCCAGTTCTGTAAAGTATTAGCAATCGTATCTAATTTTGTGTATAAGGCTGCCGCCATTCTCAAAGCTTCCAACTTCTTGCCGGGAAAGTCTTCAAATCTTGATAGAACCTATCACATAAATCTTAATGAAATGTAATTCTTTGAAGAGTGATCATGCATGGTATGTTGAAATTCAAAACGACAAAGAAACTCTTGAGGGCAAACCTGAGTTTCATCTGTTAGTTTCTCAAGGTGAGATTCCACATATTTGTGGAACTTGAGGAGCTCATTCATGTCAGATGTCTCGAAAGAATTGATGGCAGTTTTCACTTCCTTAATTGTTCCCGCGTGGTTCTTGACATCTTCTTCGATTTGTTGGAAGTATGCCGACCTGAGCCAACAATTTTAGGAAACGATTTTGACACTATGAAAGAAACTGTTACGAAATCCAGGCATACTAGTCTGGAATTCAAGACAGGGAGTACCTTTTTGTCATCTCTGCCAATGCATCAGCCATTCCCTGTTTTCCTCCAGAGGATGCTCCTCCAACTTTACCCTTTCGTCCTGATGATTTACCGCTTGAGCTCGACCCTTCCACTTTCCCCTTGAGAAATCGATACAGATTGCCCATTTGGGACGATCTCTTCAATTTCGTGGCTGCTTTCCTGGGACGGAGGCACGTCATCCCTGGAGGGGGTGGTGGAGCAGCTCCATTCGCCAGTGGTGGTGGCATTGGTGGCTCCCGTCCTCTTGACGCGCCCACTGGTGGAGGAGGGGGTGGCGGTGCACCATCCCTCGATGCCATCCGCGGTGGAGGTGGTGGCGGAGCAGATGCATTATTTACAGATGTTCCAGGAGGCGGTGGCGGGGGTGGGGGCAGAGCAGATGCATTATTTCCAGGTGGTGGTGGCGGTGGCGGCGGAGGTGGTGGTGCTGCCAAGTTTCCTGGTGTAATAGGCGGTGATGGTGGCACCGGCACTAGAGATTCTGATGTAATGGGAGACAACTGCGGTGGTGAAGGCGGTAATGGTGCTGCTGGAAACGGTAATGGAGCTGTTggtagtggtggtggtggtgatggtggCGGCAACCACAGCAATGGCTCTGACAGCGTTCTACTTGGCATATGCGGCACTGGAATTTGAGATAATACATCATTACTTGGAAAGGACGTGGGAACTAATGGTAGACGAGGCACATACTTTTCTTGTTTAGCTGAGGTTTGTGGAGTTGGCGATGAGTGAATGCATGGGGAACCAATCCAGTTTCTTCCAGTATAATCAATTACCCCAAGAGAACCCGTTCTATGAATCTTTGGAGTGTCAAATTTCATCTCAGGGCGTTGGTCTTCACAAACCTCATTGCTCATTTCCATTTCGCCCATCAACTCATCGTCTTGATTACCCTTTTCGGCATCATCTGGTTTAACTTGATGAGACTGCTgctcctctctttctctcttgttCATCTGGATCACGAATCTTGGATCCTGAGCAACATTTACTGCATGAGGGAACATATGGAAGGAGAGGCGCTTTACGTCTATTGGGCTCAGTTTTCCAACTGCTTGAACTCTTAGCGGCAGGGGTAGAGGTGGAGAATAAGACGTCTTCTCGCGGATAGCAGAAGCTTTCCAGGCCTCCGGAAGGACCGAAGTTGGCGTTACCGGAGAGCCAGAAAATGACATCCTGCTATCGCAATAAGATTCAGACAGAGCCTTACCAAATGCATTTGATGCAGGGCAATAGTCTCTGAGGTCTTCATCCTCATCCATCTCATCAAACAATCTTTCTCTTGCCAGCTTGATGATGTCTTCAAGCATTCCCAGTACTAGACTTAATCCAAGGAAACGACAAAGTCATCAACTTCAGATTCAGTCAAGCATACTTACTTCTTCTTAGTTTCAAGATGAACATAACATACCGGTTTGCTCCAAATCAACTTGTTCTAATTTCATAGATGGATTGTTTTTGCATTTAACCATCCAGTCCTCTGTTGTCCACAAGTCTCCTAGTGATTTTAGAGCATTGCAGAAGATTTTAAGAGCCTGTTCCCGGCAAATCAACGTCATATTGGTATCACAACGATTAAGTAAAAGTGTTTGTGTTGTTGAAACTTAACCTGTTGCGAAGATCCACCTTTAATTTCTGACATCGACACGTCTGGTTTGATTTTAGGATACCGTTTAAAGAGATCATTGAGTGTCAATACAAGCAACTGTGTGAAGGCCAGTACAAACATATGAGAAATCACGAAAACACTTGTGTTTCAACcttaaagaaaaagtaacAAAGACTAATGGGGACGATGAGATGAGTTACCTCGTTTGCAGAAGCAGACCCGACGCAAGGAGAGAAATCTAGCAAGTCCCTAAAGGTGGAAATCTTGTTCCTAAGCTCAATCATGGTTACAAAGTTGCCTGCTACTCCACTCGAGCTGCAAACCGTGGAAGCCTTCATGTCCCTAACATTCTTTGATGTACTACAGTTTTTATTGGAATCTTGCCGTGTTTTTCCCTGCCATTTTTCCAGCACATGTTTAATGAAAACCCACCATCTCCTATCTTTCAATGACATTTTATCATCAACTATGTGTCCAACAATAATTCCAGACCCATACATCATTATCAAGTGATCATCTTCACAACCTTCCAAATTCTTCTATTATTACCAAAGGAAACGTGTAAATATGATGACAGGTTCCGGTTCTCCATACGATGATCAGAATATCAAAACACACAATAAACCCGAAAAACTCTCCATGTTGTAGGGGTTTGATGAAGAATGCAAGGTTCAATTCATGCATTTAATGTTCAATAAACAACCTTAACGGGTCTAACAACATCATCTTTCATTACAAGAATTATTTCACAAAAGAAGACCAAAAATTGGGAAGAAGAAAGACAGACCTCAAATCCAGAAGCCTTCTTACGAAAAAAGAAAGGTGCCACACCACAAAGTGCCCCCGTCGACATGGCCAAGTAATGACAACTTTTATAGAGTCCTCAATAAGAAACCAAAGTTGCTGCtgcttttttgtatttgttatcACCCAACTCAGGGAAAATTTACTTAGCACGCTTTGTTTTGGCAAAAAatgttgaagaaaataaaataaaaacaagaaacagtCAAGAATGAATATTCTATTGAAGAAAACCATTCAAATtcccaataattaaaaaagaaaataataatagataataACGTTCAGCCCCAATGCTGTGTGTCCCTTCAAAAATCCTAAATGGACAACTTTCTTCGTCTCCCTTTGTTTCCAAAAGAGGAGAGAATGAGAGccaaattgaaagaaaatggattcttgtttttttgaGGACCAAAGCATTGTACCAACGGATTTTTCGGGGTCTTATACTCTCATTCTGTCCCTAATTATGACAATAACATTTCACCTCGTTTTGGAGTTGGTTTCCTACGGCTGATCAAATAACAGGAGATTCGGAggttttgtgattattgactaAACAGGTTTTCTCCATTTTTAGCTGTCTTGAATGAAAGCATATAGTGTCTGTTGCCATATTCAGAAAACTTAACATGATCCAGGAGAATATTGTGTACGAAAGTTTTGGGTATTTAGTCACAAGATTCTAAGGGACATCAGTTTTCAGCAGAAATCGGACAGCACAGAATGTTTCAAAGTTCTTTCTTAACCCTCCGAAGTTGTACATGGACTTCTTTGAAACATTCAAGGTTTAAACGTGGAGAGCAAACATGTCATCAACGATCATGAAGAAGTTTCCAGTCACTTACCAATAGAACTTCTTGAAACTTTCAGCAATAACTTGATTATTCcaataaatacttaaatttatacatcATGAATTTGAACAGAAAGCTATTCACATACAGGGTctaagaaattgaaaaatctctAGTGTTGAACTAACAATTCTTTGTTTATTCCGACAACAAGTATCAAATCCATTTGTTTATTGCAGATACACACTATtgcagaaataaataaatgaatatactATCTCAAAAAATGGTATAAGCAAACCAAGACTTTACAAGTACAGCCAGGCCAAACCAGAGTGGAACACCATGAAGAAGCATGACCCGACAAGCACGCCAACCACAGCTCAGATGAGGCTACTCCAATTTGCTAGTTCAAGAGTATCTTTTAGGTTGTATTTTCAAATGTGAAATTTCACCATGATCACGCTACCAGTTTGGTAGTAAGTTTAGGCTGACTTGGTTTTTTCGTATCGTGGACCACAGAAGGTCTATTCTTATCGAGTTTTGCAGGAGCCGTTTTACTTCCTGCTGGAATTTTCTTAGATGCTGCAGGAGTCAAACCTCTAGCAGCTGTTCTTTCAGCAATTCTCTTCTGGCGTTCAATCAGTAGTTCTTCCATTCTCTTGCGTTCCTCTTCTTCCTGTATGGAAAATGCATCATCAAGAGTGTCAAAcaagaaaagtggaaaaaataaataaaagtagaatCAAGGTGCAACTTGACTAGTATATATACCTTCAATAACTTGCCCTTTTGCCCCATTAACCTACTTGCTGAAGTAGTCTTCTTGGTCTTGGAAAGAGAATCTTGCTTGCTCTTAGCAAGGGATCCTGCCAAANNNNNNNNNNNNNNNNNNNNNNNNNNNNNNNNNNNNNNNNNNNNNNNNNNNNNNNNNNNNNNNNNNNNNNNNNNNNNNNNNNNNNNNNNNNNNNNNNNNNNNNNNNNNNNNNNNNNNNNNNNNNNNNNNNNNNNNNNNNNNNNNNNNNNAATCCCAGCTCTGGAAATAGTTGGATTTCCATTATCTGGATGGAATGCTACATCAATAT
This genomic window from Sesamum indicum cultivar Zhongzhi No. 13 linkage group LG12, S_indicum_v1.0, whole genome shotgun sequence contains:
- the LOC105175508 gene encoding uncharacterized protein LOC105175508 codes for the protein MSTGALCGVAPFFFRKKASGFEGKTRQDSNKNCSTSKNVRDMKASTVCSSSGVAGNFVTMIELRNKISTFRDLLDFSPCVGSASANELLVLTLNDLFKRYPKIKPDVSMSEIKGGSSQQALKIFCNALKSLGDLWTTEDWMVKCKNNPSMKLEQVDLEQTVLGMLEDIIKLARERLFDEMDEDEDLRDYCPASNAFGKALSESYCDSRMSFSGSPVTPTSVLPEAWKASAIREKTSYSPPLPLPLRVQAVGKLSPIDVKRLSFHMFPHAVNVAQDPRFVIQMNKREREEQQSHQVKPDDAEKGNQDDELMGEMEMSNEVCEDQRPEMKFDTPKIHRTGSLGVIDYTGRNWIGSPCIHSSPTPQTSAKQEKYVPRLPLVPTSFPSNDVLSQIPVPHMPSRTLSEPLLWLPPPSPPPPLPTAPLPFPAAPLPPSPPQLSPITSESLVPVPPSPPITPGNLAAPPPPPPPPPPPGNNASALPPPPPPPPGTSVNNASAPPPPPPRMASRDGAPPPPPPPVGASRGREPPMPPPLANGAAPPPPPGMTCLRPRKAATKLKRSSQMGNLYRFLKGKVEGSSSSGKSSGRKGKVGGASSGGKQGMADALAEMTKRSAYFQQIEEDVKNHAGTIKEVKTAINSFETSDMNELLKFHKYVESHLEKLTDETQVLSRFEDFPGKKLEALRMAAALYTKLDTIANTLQNWPVGLPLGQVLDKAEGYFNKIKVEMDALERTKDEELKRFKAQKINFDFGILIRIKELMVDVSSNCMELALKERREAKAEENEELKADAKKKGSIKMLWRAFQFAFRVYTFAGGQDERADNLTRELAQEIETGN